The following are encoded in a window of Miscanthus floridulus cultivar M001 unplaced genomic scaffold, ASM1932011v1 fs_171_2_3, whole genome shotgun sequence genomic DNA:
- the LOC136530657 gene encoding uncharacterized protein — MCGIMHEFARLVSRAEFATMDGLECKEVLSTVRHFSILIDSVYHEDECGIILRNGKFEEKLKSIISLVRGLRTLILIGDYDSLFFQSFQTFICSLVNCAHLCYLKLENKWSNEALPISLSNFYHLKVLDARRPVIIDGMSDHVSIRKLVLMKGACCACSPSWSACLQAIRPEDCKGWEILPSLERLSFRTKLKLRNMLRVTELLIPSLKELVLIDMPKLERCFPNLVRDLNSSLRVLEIRRCWVLKAFRLFESCENFEIEKSWLPNVSELTIHGCLHLMVSNPLPPSSRFCKLFIERVSALPKMEGSSDAELRIESSGLTLDDKILSFRNLRTMTQLEIMGCENLSYFSLEGLRQLVCLKRLAIGNFFSLDVPSMHTHKNMANVDFDALPSLECLSIVDCGITGVWLSMMLQHV, encoded by the coding sequence ATGTGTGGTATTATGCATGAATTTGCAAGACTGGTTTCAAGGGCTGAGTTTGCAACTATGGATGGTTTAGAGTGCAAAGAAGTTTTGTCAACCGTACGCCATTTTTCAATCCTAATTGATTCCGTGTACCATGAAGATGAATGTGGGATCATACTTCGTAATGGGAAGTTTGAAGAAAAATTGAAGAGTATAATTTCTTTAGTGAGAGGATTGAGGACATTGATCTTAATTGGGGATTATGACTCTTTATTCTTCCAATCCTTCCAAACCTTCATCTGTAGTTTGGTAAATTGTGCCCATCTTTGCTACCTAAAACTTGAGAACAAATGGAGCAATGAAGCTTTGCCTATATCTCTGAGCAATTTTTACCATCTTAAAGTATTAGATGCTAGACGACCAGTTATTATTGATGGTATGAGTGATCATGTTAGCATAAGGAAACTTGTTCTAATGAAGGGAGCCTGCTGTGCTTGCTCCCCATCATGGTCTGCTTGCTTGCAGGCGATCCGTCCAGAGGATTGTAAAGGATGGGAAATTCTCCCATCTCTGGAAAGGCTATCATTTCGTACAAAGTTGAAGCTAAGGAATATGCTCAGAGTAACAGAATTGTTAATTCCTTCGTTGAAGGAGCTAGTCTTGATTGATATGCCAAAGTTGGAAAGATGTTTTCCCAATTTAGTGAGGGACTTGAACTCAAGTTTGAGGGTACTGGAGATCAGGAGATGCTGGGTACTAAAGGCCTTTCGCCTCTTTGAGAGCTGTGAAAATTTTGAAATCGAGAAGTCATGGTTGCCCaatgttagcgagctcaccatcCATGGGTGTCTTCATTTAATGGTATCAAATCCTCTACCACCATCAAGTAGATTTTGCAAATTATTCATCGAAAGAGTTTCCGCACTTCCAAAGATGGAGGGATCATCAGACGCAGAATTGAGAATCGAATCATCAGGACTGACCCTGGATGACAAAATTTTGTCATTTCGCAACCTGCGGACTATGACTCAATTGGAAATAATGGGCTGCGAAAACCTATCGTATTTTTCACTCGAAGGTCTTAGGCAACTCGTCTGCTTGAAGAGGTTGGCAATAggtaattttttctctttggATGTTCCGTCAATGCATACCCATAAAAACATGGCAAACGTAGATTTTGATGCCTTACCGTCTCTCGAGTGTCTTAGCATTGTAGATTGTGGAATAACTGGGGTGTGGTTATCTATGATGCTGCAACATGTGTGA
- the LOC136530661 gene encoding disease resistance protein RGA2-like, whose product MVGDGDNRDGAEHVAASASTAVVPNNNARKNRCKERDYFHITPAVNGEPARAKCIDCGTQDSVTSSDQYHSNTSDTQVRTLGYHPRKLYGRDTEKDYIMRVIEAAKSDIITVLPIVGIVGVGKTALAKLVYNDRQVKHQFERIWVWVSNIFDEVRVIMEILDVITLNSHEGSPRTKESYEGVSNYTKLQEVLKNHMACQPKKFLLVLDDVNDSMDDSRWKDLLNALGSSCTKGNVIIVTARNLSIAQRLGTVQPVKLGAGDGPLTAATPLAWRTGFSSKDPMASSKAN is encoded by the exons ATGGTTGGAGATGGAGATAATAGAGATGGGGCAGAGCACGTAGCTGCATCGGCCAGTACTGCTGTTGTACCGAACAATAACGCCCGCAAAAATCGATGCAAGGAGCGGGACTATTTTCACATTACACCGGCTGTTAATGGAGAGCCTGCGAGAGCCAAGTGCATTGACTGTGGCACACAG GACTCTGTTACTAGTTCTGATCAGTATCATAGTAACACCTCAGATACACAAGTAAGAACATTAGGCTATCATCCTCGAAAGTTGTATGGAAGGGACACAGAGAAAGACTATATCATGAGGGTGATCGAAGCTGCTAAGTCAGACATCATAACTGTACTACCAATTGTGGGCATTGTAGGAGTTGGGAAGACGGCTTTAGCTAAACTTGTATACAATGATCGACAAGTTAAACACCAATTCGAGCGGATATGGGTTTGGGTGTCCAACATCTTTGACGAAGTAAGAGTGATAATGGAGATCTTAGACGTTATTACCCTAAACAGCCATGAAGGATCTCCTCGCACCAAAGAAAGCTATGAAGGAGTAAGTAACTACACAAAGCTTCAAGAGGTCTTAAAGAATCATATGGCCTGTCAGCCCAAAAAGTTTCTGCTTGTTCTAGATGATGTCAATGACAGCATGGATGATTCCCGATGGAAAGATCTGTTGAATGCTTTGGGATCAAGTTGCACAAAGGGTAATGTGATTATTGTGACAGCTAGAAATTTGTCCATTGCACAAAGGCTAGGTACAGTCCAACCAGTTAAGTTAGGAGCTGGCGATGGACCGCTGACGGCTGCTACTCCACTCGCTTGGCGTACAGGATTCAGTTCAAAGGATCCTATGGCATCTTCAAAAGCAAACTAA
- the LOC136530658 gene encoding uncharacterized protein, whose protein sequence is MAQIDLMEVAEATAVESAILWQVQTILEALLPTGELDAWLHGVGLAGAIGELKSEVERMETVINGVKGRAVGNKPLARSLARVKELMYDADDVDTWWMSSTIAGSSNRSKELLLSRKAWLEMEQSK, encoded by the exons ATGGCTCAGATCGATCTGATGGAGGTGGCAGAGGCGACCGCTGTGGAGTCCGCGATTCTATGGCAGGTGCAAACTATCCTCGAAGCTCTTCTACCCACAGGCGAGCTCGACGCTTGGCTTCATGGAGTCGGCCTCGCCGGTGCCATCGGGGAACTCAAGTCTGAGGTGGAGAGGATGGAGACGGTGATTAATGGTGTCAAGGGGAGGGCGGTCGGGAACAAGCCGCTTGCCCGCTCCCTCGCTCGTGTCAAGGAGCTCATGTATGACGCCGACGACGTGGACACGTGGTGGATGAGCTCGACTATTGCAGGCTCCAGCAACAGGTCCAAGGAG CTGCTATTGAGTAGGAAGgcatggttggagatggagcagaGCAAGTAG